One window of the Chryseobacterium camelliae genome contains the following:
- the bioA gene encoding adenosylmethionine--8-amino-7-oxononanoate transaminase, with protein MPNLQQRDAAIVWHPYTQMKTAGTSIPITRGKGIYLYDENGTEYLDAVSSWWVTLHGHAHPYIAQRVSEQLHTLEQVIFAGFTHEPAVKLAENLLALLPANQKKVFYSDNGSTAVEVALKMCIQYAFNAGSRKKKIMAFRNAYHGDTFGAMSVSGRSTWTQPFGEMLFEVVFIDTPEPGNIQQILSQIESLADDTICLIYEPLVQGAAGMLMHNPEELSQLMKCCRMNGILLIQDEVFTGFGRTGKLFAADHLTEKPDIMCFSKGLTGGTMPMGITSCSEEIFNAFLSDDQHRTLFHGHSFTANPLACTAALASMELLLLEDTQKQIRMITEKHAQFAEVMKNHPLAEEVRQTGTILAWNLASGESVSYFNTDRQRIYDAFLNRGIIMRPLGNIMYLVQPYCITSEELDFLYRNILEVMDLFNTSQM; from the coding sequence ATGCCCAACCTACAACAAAGAGACGCGGCCATTGTCTGGCATCCGTATACCCAGATGAAAACGGCCGGAACAAGCATTCCCATAACCAGAGGAAAAGGAATTTACCTGTATGACGAAAACGGAACAGAATATCTGGATGCTGTCTCCTCATGGTGGGTGACGCTGCACGGCCATGCCCATCCGTATATTGCCCAAAGAGTATCGGAACAGCTGCATACGCTTGAACAGGTGATTTTTGCCGGTTTTACCCACGAACCGGCCGTAAAACTCGCTGAAAACCTGCTTGCGCTGCTGCCTGCCAACCAGAAAAAAGTTTTTTATTCGGATAACGGCTCAACGGCGGTTGAAGTGGCCCTTAAAATGTGCATTCAGTACGCATTCAATGCCGGCAGCAGGAAGAAAAAAATCATGGCATTCCGGAATGCCTATCACGGTGACACCTTCGGCGCCATGTCTGTAAGCGGCAGGAGCACCTGGACACAACCATTCGGTGAAATGCTGTTTGAAGTGGTGTTTATCGATACACCTGAACCCGGAAATATACAACAAATCCTCTCGCAGATTGAATCCCTGGCCGATGATACGATATGCCTGATCTATGAGCCATTGGTCCAGGGAGCAGCGGGAATGCTGATGCACAATCCGGAAGAACTTTCGCAGCTGATGAAATGCTGCCGGATGAACGGAATCCTGCTGATCCAGGATGAGGTATTCACCGGTTTCGGAAGGACGGGAAAGCTATTCGCGGCAGATCACCTGACGGAAAAGCCGGATATCATGTGCTTTTCAAAAGGCTTAACCGGCGGCACGATGCCGATGGGAATTACCAGCTGTTCAGAGGAAATCTTTAATGCATTCCTTTCGGACGACCAGCACAGGACATTATTCCACGGACACTCATTTACAGCTAACCCTCTGGCCTGTACTGCGGCATTGGCAAGCATGGAACTGTTGCTGCTGGAAGATACGCAGAAACAAATCAGGATGATTACAGAAAAGCATGCCCAGTTTGCAGAAGTCATGAAAAACCATCCGCTTGCTGAAGAAGTCCGGCAGACCGGCACTATTCTGGCGTGGAACCTCGCATCAGGCGAATCGGTTTCTTATTTCAATACAGACCGGCAGAGGATTTATGATGCTTTTCTGAACAGAGGAATCATTATGCGTCCGCTTGGAAACATCATGTATCTGGTACAGCCGTATTGCATTACCTCAGAAGAACTGGATTTTCTGTACCGGAATATCCTTGAAGTCATGGATCTTTTCAATACCTCCCAGATGTAG
- the bioB gene encoding biotin synthase BioB produces the protein MNDKASVRNDWTKQEIEEIYHSPLMQLVYRAATVHREWHDPEKIQMSTLLSIKTGGCPEDCSYCGQAARYHTDIKVQALLSTETVLEHARKAKDSGSSRFCMAAAWREVRNNRDFDRVIDMVKGVNDLGMEVCCTLGMLTEEQAARLQEAGLYAYNHNLDTSEQYYEEIISTRTFDNRINTINNVRKAGITVCSGGIIGLGETHADRISMLLTLATMPKHPESVPINALARVAGTPLEENPKVDTWEMVRMIASARIIMPSSMVRLSAGRVEMTEFEQAWCFMAGANSIFTGERETLLVTPNPGVSEDMHLLNTLGLKPMGSREEVGVD, from the coding sequence ATGAATGACAAAGCATCAGTAAGAAACGACTGGACCAAGCAGGAAATAGAAGAAATTTACCATTCACCGTTAATGCAGTTGGTGTACCGTGCAGCGACGGTGCACCGGGAGTGGCATGATCCGGAAAAGATACAGATGTCAACCCTGCTGTCTATCAAAACCGGCGGATGCCCTGAAGACTGCTCTTACTGCGGACAGGCAGCGAGATACCACACTGATATCAAAGTCCAGGCACTGCTTTCCACTGAAACTGTTCTGGAACATGCGAGAAAAGCCAAAGACAGCGGTTCATCCCGCTTCTGTATGGCCGCTGCATGGCGGGAAGTACGCAACAACAGGGATTTCGACCGTGTCATCGATATGGTGAAGGGAGTCAATGACCTGGGGATGGAAGTATGCTGCACTCTCGGCATGCTTACGGAAGAACAGGCAGCCAGGCTTCAGGAAGCCGGCTTATATGCCTACAACCATAACCTGGACACTTCTGAACAGTATTATGAAGAGATTATTTCCACCCGGACTTTTGACAACAGGATCAATACGATCAATAATGTGCGGAAAGCCGGAATTACCGTCTGTTCAGGCGGGATCATCGGATTAGGAGAAACCCATGCGGACCGTATTTCGATGCTGCTGACACTGGCTACCATGCCGAAACATCCCGAATCTGTACCGATCAATGCGCTGGCAAGAGTTGCCGGGACGCCACTGGAAGAAAATCCGAAGGTGGATACCTGGGAGATGGTGCGAATGATTGCTTCTGCGCGCATCATCATGCCTTCATCCATGGTGAGGCTCAGTGCCGGAAGGGTAGAGATGACTGAATTTGAACAGGCCTGGTGTTTCATGGCTGGAGCCAATTCCATTTTCACGGGTGAACGGGAAACATTACTCGTTACCCCGAATCCTGGCGTCTCTGAAGACATGCACCTGCTCAATACGCTGGGCCTGAAACCGATGGGGAGCCGGGAAGAGGTAGGAGTTGATTAA
- the bioD gene encoding dethiobiotin synthase, which yields MKIFITGIGTEVGKTVCSAILTACYQAAYWKPVQSGDLQYTDSMKIDDWAGVDVTIYPETYRLQLAASPHQSAAAEGLTIRLDDFRLPETSHPLIIEGAGGLMVPLSDNALMIDLIEKLALPVALVVRNYLGCINHTLLSLMALQQRGLYLKYLILNGSFPSDTERIILKHTDKSTAIIRIPETKNPDRASITNIAKKISIENHE from the coding sequence ATGAAAATTTTTATTACCGGAATTGGTACCGAAGTCGGTAAAACTGTCTGCTCTGCCATTCTTACTGCCTGTTATCAGGCGGCTTACTGGAAGCCTGTACAATCGGGAGATTTACAGTATACAGATAGCATGAAGATAGATGATTGGGCAGGAGTGGATGTAACCATTTATCCGGAAACATACCGCCTGCAACTGGCGGCATCACCCCACCAGTCTGCAGCAGCAGAAGGACTGACCATCCGCCTGGATGATTTCAGGCTCCCGGAAACTTCACATCCTTTGATCATAGAAGGGGCCGGCGGACTTATGGTTCCTCTTTCTGACAACGCGCTGATGATTGACCTGATCGAAAAACTGGCTCTGCCGGTAGCGCTGGTGGTCAGGAATTATCTGGGCTGCATCAACCATACGCTGTTGTCATTAATGGCTTTACAGCAGCGCGGACTGTACCTTAAATACCTCATCCTGAACGGATCTTTTCCTTCTGATACAGAACGCATTATTCTTAAGCACACCGATAAAAGCACCGCTATCATAAGAATTCCGGAGACTAAAAACCCGGACAGAGCATCTATTACAAACATAGCAAAAAAAATAAGTATTGAAAATCATGAATGA
- a CDS encoding aminotransferase class I/II-fold pyridoxal phosphate-dependent enzyme — MKSVIMIMFDRWQKELDKRSENGTLRIVKPVSQGSDFYSNDYLGFARNIDLQNIMLDEVSRHTEWLSGTTGSRLISGNTAYINKTEQYIAQVHGFPAALLFSSGYQANLALFSALPGRQDTIITDEQIHRSAYDGCRLSFAKKLKFRHNDTDHLEQLLKKESGNCLIAIESLYSMEGDLAPLAQIAALAEYYGAGLIVDEAHAFGIFGYGLIDRYGLQDKVTAAVVTYGKALGMHGAAVLSSNLVRNYLINFAAPLIYTTSSPDVQWLGIRSGYEFLSKHQPVQQALQNNIRIFRQQGIVTPSAVGSPVQAVIIPDRNRLKSLQNRLAESGFLTYAVYSPSVKEGTERLRICLHSFNTEKEIIRLCEIIKESA; from the coding sequence ATGAAATCCGTCATCATGATTATGTTTGATCGGTGGCAGAAAGAACTGGATAAAAGAAGCGAAAACGGAACCTTAAGGATAGTAAAACCAGTATCCCAGGGTAGTGACTTTTACTCTAATGATTATCTTGGATTTGCGCGCAACATTGATTTGCAGAATATCATGCTGGATGAGGTTTCAAGACATACTGAATGGCTGTCAGGAACTACAGGATCAAGGCTGATCAGCGGCAATACGGCTTATATAAACAAAACCGAACAATACATCGCACAAGTACACGGTTTTCCTGCGGCATTGCTTTTTTCATCAGGATACCAGGCTAACCTTGCACTGTTCTCTGCATTGCCGGGAAGGCAGGATACCATCATTACGGATGAACAGATCCACCGCTCAGCCTATGACGGATGCAGGCTTTCTTTTGCAAAAAAACTGAAGTTCAGGCATAATGATACGGACCATCTGGAACAGCTTCTGAAGAAAGAATCAGGAAACTGCCTTATTGCTATTGAGAGTTTATATTCCATGGAAGGCGATCTTGCCCCATTAGCACAGATTGCTGCCCTTGCAGAATATTACGGAGCCGGCCTGATTGTAGATGAAGCCCATGCTTTCGGTATTTTCGGATACGGACTGATAGACCGTTACGGATTGCAGGATAAGGTGACTGCCGCAGTTGTCACGTACGGAAAAGCTTTAGGTATGCATGGAGCAGCCGTATTGAGCAGTAACCTTGTAAGGAATTATCTGATCAATTTCGCTGCACCGCTAATCTATACGACGTCATCTCCCGATGTACAATGGCTGGGCATCAGATCCGGGTATGAATTCCTCTCGAAGCATCAACCGGTTCAGCAGGCATTGCAAAACAACATAAGGATATTCAGGCAACAGGGAATCGTAACACCTTCTGCAGTGGGCAGTCCGGTACAGGCGGTCATTATTCCAGACAGAAACCGTTTGAAATCATTACAAAACCGTCTGGCTGAATCAGGGTTTCTGACGTATGCGGTATACAGTCCTTCCGTGAAAGAAGGGACGGAAAGGCTCAGGATCTGCCTGCACAGCTTTAATACAGAAAAAGAGATCATCAGGCTTTGCGAAATCATAAAAGAATCAGCATAA
- a CDS encoding PLP-dependent aminotransferase family protein, with protein sequence MDSPVTVPYTSFIKIDRKSTTPVYMQVSNQLINAIQRGVLPTGTKLPGTRSMSQLLEVHRNTIVNAYDELLAQGWIESLPNKGTFVHGEHTEIKNPYRNFHKTDLQNYPKTTGFTFKHSSILDNPFEKSGCEYIFNDGIPDIRLTQIDQHSRIYSSILKRKAHKINQYNHDGSEFFKENLSRYLTLSRGLPISTSNLLITRSTEMSIYIASQILLSEGDIVLVGELSYFSVNMIFQQSKVDIRRIPVDRDGIDVEAVREICSRQKVRMLYLTPHHHYPTTVTLSAQRRLELLRLADTYGFIILEDDYDYDFHYDKSPILPLASADTAGMVIYIGSFGKSLAPGFRTGFIVAPENLMDEMRKYLGIIDRQGDILMEQVLGEMIAEGEIHRYLKKSVKVYRERRGAFALLLREYLGSHIHFEQPSGGLAVWAEWKTPVNLMQLSRHCAQHNLFIPKTLLYQNRNLTALRLGFGNLNPEEMENSVKILSGCVAGLI encoded by the coding sequence ATGGATAGTCCGGTTACTGTTCCTTATACCAGTTTTATCAAAATAGACCGAAAATCTACTACTCCTGTATATATGCAGGTCAGTAATCAGCTGATTAATGCCATCCAGCGGGGCGTTCTTCCCACCGGCACAAAACTACCCGGCACGCGGTCCATGAGCCAGCTTCTGGAAGTGCACAGGAATACCATTGTCAACGCATATGATGAACTGCTGGCGCAGGGATGGATCGAAAGCCTGCCTAACAAAGGAACTTTTGTTCATGGAGAACATACAGAGATAAAAAATCCTTACAGGAATTTTCATAAAACCGACCTTCAGAATTATCCTAAAACAACCGGATTCACTTTCAAACACTCAAGCATCCTGGACAATCCGTTTGAAAAATCGGGATGTGAATATATCTTCAATGACGGTATCCCGGATATCAGGCTGACGCAGATTGACCAGCATTCAAGGATTTACAGCTCTATCCTTAAACGCAAGGCCCATAAGATCAACCAGTACAATCATGACGGAAGTGAATTTTTCAAAGAAAACCTTTCAAGGTACCTCACCCTTTCCAGAGGGCTACCCATAAGTACAAGTAACCTGCTGATTACCCGCAGTACGGAAATGAGCATTTATATTGCTTCCCAGATCCTCCTTTCAGAAGGCGATATTGTATTGGTGGGCGAACTGAGCTATTTTTCCGTGAATATGATTTTCCAGCAGTCGAAAGTTGATATACGCCGTATTCCTGTAGACCGTGATGGCATTGATGTGGAAGCCGTACGTGAAATCTGCAGCAGGCAGAAAGTACGGATGCTCTACCTTACACCGCATCACCACTATCCTACTACGGTTACCCTGAGTGCGCAGCGAAGGCTGGAACTGCTGCGCCTCGCCGATACGTATGGCTTTATCATCCTGGAAGACGATTACGATTATGATTTCCATTATGATAAATCCCCCATCCTGCCGTTAGCAAGTGCAGATACTGCAGGGATGGTCATTTACATCGGTTCTTTCGGGAAGTCACTGGCTCCCGGATTCCGTACGGGCTTTATCGTTGCCCCGGAAAACCTGATGGATGAAATGCGTAAGTATCTTGGGATCATCGACCGGCAGGGCGATATCCTGATGGAACAGGTTTTGGGTGAAATGATCGCAGAAGGTGAGATTCACCGGTACCTGAAAAAATCGGTTAAAGTATACCGGGAAAGGCGGGGTGCTTTTGCGTTGCTGCTGAGGGAATACCTGGGTAGTCATATTCATTTTGAACAGCCCTCCGGTGGTCTGGCAGTCTGGGCAGAATGGAAAACCCCTGTTAACCTGATGCAGCTCAGCCGTCACTGTGCGCAGCACAATCTGTTTATCCCTAAAACATTATTATACCAGAACCGGAATCTCACTGCCCTACGGCTGGGATTCGGAAACCTGAATCCGGAGGAAATGGAGAATAGTGTGAAAATACTCTCAGGGTGCGTGGCAGGACTGATATAA